From a single Candidatus Saccharibacteria bacterium genomic region:
- a CDS encoding 50S ribosomal protein L23: MSKTTILIPVVSEKAYGASSSLNRFAFVVPKTANKHEVARAVAAQYGVEVVSVAIVNQLGKTTRAYRSKRMVSGSRSDYKKAYVTIKAGQSLPIFAAVEEAEAPKPAKEAKSSDKPKKSLLKRASKKEEK; encoded by the coding sequence ATGAGTAAGACTACAATCCTCATCCCTGTGGTTAGCGAAAAGGCATATGGCGCCAGCAGCTCACTCAATCGATTTGCTTTTGTGGTTCCTAAGACCGCAAACAAGCATGAGGTAGCCAGAGCTGTTGCCGCACAATACGGCGTCGAAGTAGTGTCGGTTGCGATCGTTAATCAACTTGGCAAGACAACGCGTGCCTATCGCAGCAAGCGAATGGTCAGCGGTAGCCGTAGCGACTACAAAAAGGCTTATGTAACCATTAAGGCCGGACAGTCATTGCCAATTTTTGCAGCAGTTGAAGAAGCGGAAGCTCCAAAACCTGCCAAAGAGGCTAAGTCGTCAGATAAACCCAAAAAAAGCTTGCTAAAGCGTGCTTCTAAGAAGGAGGAAAAATAA
- the rplD gene encoding 50S ribosomal protein L4 has product MSVATYTKSGTKAAAPSRLKKEVFELEVKTHDLIKQAYLADQANTRANLAVTKKRGEVRGGGKKPWKQKGTGRARFGSSRVPIWRGGGIVFGPTGNENYSIKLNKAAKKTAIKQALSLSASSSKLIIIESIELKEAKTSAANNLLSRIGATGSVLVVVSAKTPELVRAFRNLANVKLAAASYLNVFDIINADHIVLTADAVSTVHDWLAASEKPAAKGGKNNE; this is encoded by the coding sequence ATGAGTGTTGCAACATATACAAAGTCTGGCACCAAAGCTGCAGCTCCTAGTCGTCTTAAGAAGGAAGTTTTTGAGCTAGAAGTAAAAACGCATGATCTTATCAAGCAGGCTTACCTCGCGGATCAAGCTAATACCAGGGCTAACCTAGCTGTGACCAAAAAGCGCGGTGAAGTGCGTGGTGGCGGCAAGAAACCGTGGAAACAAAAAGGTACTGGACGCGCTCGTTTTGGCTCTTCAAGAGTGCCAATCTGGCGCGGTGGTGGTATTGTTTTTGGCCCAACCGGAAATGAGAACTACTCGATCAAGCTAAACAAAGCAGCCAAGAAAACAGCCATTAAGCAAGCGCTTAGTTTATCTGCTAGCTCATCAAAACTGATAATAATTGAATCGATCGAGCTAAAGGAAGCTAAAACCAGTGCAGCAAACAACCTATTAAGTAGAATCGGCGCAACCGGTAGTGTTCTGGTTGTGGTTTCTGCAAAAACTCCAGAGCTAGTTAGAGCCTTCAGAAATCTTGCCAATGTCAAACTAGCGGCAGCTAGCTACCTAAACGTATTTGACATCATCAATGCAGATCACATCGTACTTACCGCAGATGCAGTATCGACCGTGCACGATTGGCTGGCGGCTTCCGAAAAACCAGCAGCCAAAGGAGGAAAAAATAATGAGTAA
- the rplN gene encoding 50S ribosomal protein L14 — protein sequence MIQQESRLVVCDNSGAKEILCIRVLGGTRRRYARVGDIIVATVKQANPSGNVKKKSVVKAVVVRSRRELKRADGSTIRFDDNAAVIIGDDKLPKGTRIFGPIPRELRDLGYAKIISLAPEVL from the coding sequence ATGATACAACAAGAGTCAAGACTAGTCGTCTGTGACAACAGTGGCGCTAAAGAGATTTTGTGTATTCGTGTACTTGGCGGTACGCGCCGCCGATACGCACGAGTTGGCGATATCATTGTGGCAACCGTTAAGCAGGCCAACCCTAGTGGTAACGTTAAGAAAAAATCAGTCGTTAAGGCAGTAGTAGTGCGCAGCCGACGCGAACTTAAACGAGCTGACGGCTCAACCATTCGTTTCGACGATAACGCAGCAGTAATTATCGGTGACGACAAATTGCCTAAGGGTACTCGAATTTTTGGCCCAATTCCGCGAGAGCTGCGTGACCTCGGTTACGCCAAGATAATATCCTTAGCACCGGAGGTACTTTAG
- the rplC gene encoding 50S ribosomal protein L3: MKALITRKIGMISAMAEDGSVAAVTLLSATPCVITQLKTEDNDGYNSVQLGFEEGKNIAKPLAGHLAKSKATPKIIREFRITEPSEDLAVGKELTAEVFSVGDQVDVTGTSKGKGWAGTIKRHNFKRGRKTHGGRSYRRVGSIGSMYPQKIFKGKRMAGQMGDEQVTVKRLKVAIVDVTNNVIGVYGAVPGPKKGIVLIKEAK; this comes from the coding sequence ATGAAAGCTCTCATTACGAGAAAGATTGGTATGATCAGCGCTATGGCCGAAGACGGTTCTGTCGCTGCTGTGACGCTGCTTTCCGCTACACCATGTGTAATTACACAACTCAAGACCGAGGACAACGACGGTTATAATTCCGTACAGCTTGGCTTCGAAGAAGGTAAAAATATAGCTAAGCCACTCGCTGGCCATCTAGCAAAATCAAAAGCCACACCAAAAATTATCCGTGAATTTAGAATAACAGAACCCAGCGAAGACCTCGCAGTAGGCAAAGAGCTTACAGCCGAGGTCTTTTCTGTTGGCGACCAAGTAGACGTTACTGGAACTAGCAAGGGTAAAGGTTGGGCCGGTACTATCAAGCGCCACAATTTCAAACGAGGCCGCAAAACTCATGGTGGCCGTTCCTACAGACGAGTTGGCTCTATCGGCTCGATGTATCCTCAAAAGATTTTTAAAGGCAAGCGCATGGCCGGCCAAATGGGCGATGAACAAGTTACAGTAAAGCGCCTTAAAGTAGCGATTGTCGATGTTACCAACAATGTTATCGGTGTTTATGGAGCAGTTCCCGGACCAAAAAAGGGAATTGTTTTAATTAAGGAGGCGAAATAA
- the rpmC gene encoding 50S ribosomal protein L29, with protein sequence MKIVEIRKLPTEKLTEESVRLREEISEMKRRLKMGEMQNVRVVRAKRKDLARVLTVLSEQLTKENA encoded by the coding sequence ATGAAAATCGTTGAAATCCGTAAACTGCCAACAGAGAAACTAACTGAGGAGAGCGTACGCCTTCGTGAAGAAATTTCAGAGATGAAACGACGGCTCAAAATGGGTGAAATGCAAAACGTACGAGTTGTGCGAGCAAAGCGCAAAGATCTAGCTAGAGTTCTAACGGTTCTAAGTGAACAATTGACAAAGGAGAATGCATAA
- the rplB gene encoding 50S ribosomal protein L2 translates to MALRSIKPTTPGQRGMSTQDFDGITTRKPVRSLIKIKKKTSGRNNQGRITTRHKGGGVKQYYRLVNFNLASGTKAVVEHIEYDPNRTARLARIKEANGKYHYILAANGIKVGAKIESGDEAPIVIGNRIQLKNIPTGTSVYAVELQPGKGGQIARSAGQSVQIVAKEDHQIQLKMPSGEIRIVLPTCMAHIGVIGNEQHQNINYGKAGRTRKRGIRPTVRGVVQNAVDHPHGGGDGGRHGVGGSTNHGAAPRTPWGQKTLGFKTRTRKSTNKFIVRSRHAAKRK, encoded by the coding sequence ATGGCTCTAAGATCCATTAAACCTACTACTCCTGGCCAGCGCGGTATGAGTACGCAGGATTTTGACGGCATTACTACCCGTAAACCCGTTCGTTCGCTAATTAAGATCAAGAAAAAAACTAGTGGCCGAAACAACCAAGGCCGTATAACCACTAGGCACAAGGGGGGCGGAGTCAAGCAGTACTACCGACTAGTAAACTTTAATCTTGCAAGCGGCACCAAGGCTGTTGTGGAGCACATAGAATATGACCCTAACCGCACAGCAAGACTTGCCCGTATCAAGGAAGCAAACGGCAAATACCATTACATTTTGGCGGCCAACGGCATAAAAGTGGGCGCCAAGATCGAGAGTGGAGATGAAGCTCCAATTGTTATCGGCAATAGAATACAGCTTAAGAACATACCGACCGGCACCAGTGTTTATGCTGTAGAATTGCAGCCAGGCAAAGGCGGCCAAATCGCTCGTTCTGCTGGCCAGAGCGTTCAAATTGTCGCCAAAGAAGACCACCAAATTCAGCTAAAAATGCCAAGCGGTGAAATCCGCATCGTTTTGCCTACTTGTATGGCACACATTGGCGTAATTGGTAACGAGCAACATCAGAACATCAATTACGGTAAGGCCGGCCGAACTCGCAAACGAGGTATTCGTCCAACCGTGCGTGGTGTTGTCCAGAACGCTGTCGATCACCCTCACGGTGGTGGAGACGGTGGTCGTCACGGTGTTGGTGGTAGCACTAATCACGGTGCAGCGCCTCGCACACCTTGGGGCCAGAAGACACTCGGATTCAAGACCCGAACCCGTAAGAGTACTAATAAATTTATCGTAAGAAGCCGTCACGCGGCCAAGAGGAAATAA
- the rplV gene encoding 50S ribosomal protein L22 — protein MNVIATAKGVRMSPRKVGVVASLVRNRTVADAMVILSHTPRRSASVVEKVIASARANAEHNFNLKPDTLKIVEISVTSGPRIKRYRPAAHGRALPFQRRSSHIRVVVTGEVRQKPAKATKVEEK, from the coding sequence ATGAACGTTATTGCTACCGCCAAAGGTGTACGAATGAGCCCACGCAAAGTTGGTGTTGTTGCCAGCCTTGTTCGCAACCGCACTGTTGCTGACGCTATGGTCATTTTAAGCCACACACCCCGCAGATCTGCTTCTGTTGTTGAGAAAGTGATTGCTAGTGCTAGAGCTAATGCCGAACACAACTTCAACCTAAAGCCAGACACACTTAAAATAGTCGAGATCAGTGTTACAAGTGGACCGCGTATCAAGCGCTACCGCCCAGCGGCTCATGGTCGCGCATTGCCTTTTCAGCGTCGTTCAAGCCATATTCGTGTTGTTGTAACTGGTGAAGTACGTCAGAAACCAGCTAAAGCGACGAAAGTAGAGGAGAAATAG
- the rpsQ gene encoding 30S ribosomal protein S17 → MARRIVGTVVSDKADKTIVVASRTRKTHPIYKKTYVSTKKFMAHDEKNEAKVGDRVSIIETRPLSARKRFALRKVIEKAAITESDRVDAVAALPEEEAKS, encoded by the coding sequence ATGGCGCGTCGAATAGTAGGTACAGTCGTATCCGACAAAGCAGACAAAACTATTGTCGTAGCCTCGCGTACCCGAAAAACACATCCAATTTATAAAAAGACCTATGTTTCTACTAAGAAATTCATGGCACATGACGAGAAAAACGAAGCCAAGGTTGGCGATCGTGTTTCGATTATCGAAACCAGACCGCTTAGCGCTCGTAAGCGTTTTGCGCTTCGCAAAGTAATCGAAAAGGCTGCAATCACAGAGTCTGATAGAGTTGACGCCGTAGCGGCATTACCAGAAGAGGAGGCCAAGTCATGA
- the rpsS gene encoding 30S ribosomal protein S19: protein MSRSLKKGPFVDFKLAKKVNALGAEDRTIIKTWARASTIPPEFVGRTIAVHNGKVHVPVFVTENMVGHKLGEFAPTRKFRKHGGKMAKGA, encoded by the coding sequence ATGAGTAGGAGTCTTAAAAAAGGACCATTCGTGGATTTCAAGCTTGCTAAGAAGGTGAATGCTCTTGGCGCTGAAGACCGCACAATTATTAAGACCTGGGCAAGAGCCAGTACTATTCCGCCAGAATTTGTCGGCCGCACCATTGCTGTGCATAATGGCAAGGTGCATGTTCCTGTTTTCGTAACAGAGAACATGGTTGGCCACAAACTCGGAGAATTTGCCCCAACCCGTAAGTTCCGCAAACATGGCGGTAAGATGGCGAAGGGAGCATAA
- the rpsC gene encoding 30S ribosomal protein S3, with protein sequence MGQKVNPISMRLQVNKDWRSKWFASRKDYAKYLKDDLEVRKLIKDKLGKRAAINKVDIERSPNLITVTLQTAKAGVVIGRGGAGVQELKTAIEKVYQTPTRLNIEEVKKPELYAKLVGENIANQIERRISFRRAIKQASANAMRAGAKGVRIEIAGRLNGAEMSRREKEVAGSVPLHTIRADIDFAQVDAQTPAGIIGIKVWIYKGEVL encoded by the coding sequence ATGGGACAAAAAGTTAACCCGATCTCCATGAGATTGCAAGTGAATAAAGACTGGCGCAGCAAATGGTTTGCTAGTCGCAAAGATTACGCTAAGTATCTAAAAGACGACCTCGAGGTTCGAAAACTTATCAAAGATAAGCTAGGCAAAAGAGCAGCTATTAACAAAGTTGACATTGAGCGGTCGCCAAACCTTATAACTGTAACTCTTCAGACAGCCAAGGCTGGTGTAGTGATTGGGCGTGGTGGTGCAGGCGTTCAAGAATTGAAGACTGCTATCGAGAAGGTATATCAGACTCCTACAAGACTAAATATAGAGGAAGTTAAAAAGCCAGAGCTTTACGCAAAGTTGGTCGGCGAAAACATCGCCAACCAGATTGAACGACGTATTTCATTCCGCCGTGCGATTAAACAAGCCAGTGCCAATGCCATGCGTGCTGGCGCTAAAGGCGTTCGTATCGAGATTGCTGGTCGTCTTAATGGCGCTGAAATGTCTCGTCGCGAAAAAGAAGTAGCCGGAAGTGTGCCGCTGCATACCATTCGTGCCGATATTGATTTTGCACAAGTTGACGCTCAGACTCCTGCCGGGATTATCGGTATCAAAGTCTGGATTTACAAAGGGGAGGTTTTGTAA
- the rplP gene encoding 50S ribosomal protein L16, which produces MLLPNKTKYRKVRKGTNEGVATRLNYIAHGDFGLQSLENERITSRQIEAARQAMTRYIKRGGQIWIRIFPHTPVSRKPHDVKMGSGKGNPEFFVAKVQTGTVLFEMGGVTREVAQEAMRLAGHKLPVKTKFIEKEGR; this is translated from the coding sequence ATGTTGTTACCTAACAAAACCAAGTACCGCAAGGTACGAAAAGGCACCAACGAAGGTGTCGCAACTAGACTTAACTACATTGCTCATGGTGATTTTGGTCTACAGTCGCTCGAAAACGAGCGCATTACCAGCAGACAGATCGAGGCTGCGCGTCAGGCAATGACTCGCTACATTAAGCGTGGTGGTCAAATCTGGATAAGAATTTTCCCGCATACTCCTGTTAGTCGCAAGCCACATGATGTAAAGATGGGTAGCGGCAAAGGCAATCCAGAATTTTTTGTGGCAAAAGTCCAAACCGGAACAGTCTTGTTCGAAATGGGCGGCGTCACACGCGAAGTAGCCCAAGAAGCTATGCGCCTTGCTGGCCACAAGTTGCCAGTTAAGACAAAGTTCATTGAGAAGGAGGGCAGATAA